From the genome of Nakamurella flavida, one region includes:
- a CDS encoding sensor histidine kinase: MSSGPGGIPGTRAVRAVPAPEAGRSRPPRSDLVGSLHRALLFLATGLLTGSGLLLAVMIDEAVQPAWWLTVYFATCVLWTVTGIFAWWRRPSNGMGALLVWGGLGLVLAGAGTSTVPGIATIGAVFATAPLAVLVHLVHAFPSGRVRGRFSILTVAGGYVVTYLLQVPLYAFDPQFAALPLFVADRPDLLRTLSGVQSLAGTLVMIGTTIVLAGRLRRARPFQRRVLIPLFGYGILAVLWVPLSANVLGPWLDLPFAVVVSSQLIVLAGVPIAFALAVFRGGFARTGELQELSGWIGAREESRSGLDRALASVLGDPTLELAFWVPEERLYVDADGRPVTLPVATASRRWVEIELSGEAVGAIVYDGDLLDDPDRVRAAGRVVALGVDRERLTAALRVTEQSLRRSRERIVETADRERRRIAQDLHDGLQVKLVLLALEAQQLANTMDPGAPVRDEVTDLRLGIDAAAAELRALVHAVMPSALVERGLAMATEDLLDRLPMRSTLHVDGVRRLPLPVQSTAYFVVAEAVANVVKHAGARTVSVRVQEENGTLTIDVQDDGVGGASMDRGTGIRGLLDRVDVLGGRLELTSPLRAGTRLSVTLPVSQAGPDPEPRPEAPGRPDRVTVGPTAGDPGP, from the coding sequence ATGAGCAGCGGACCCGGCGGCATCCCCGGGACCCGGGCGGTGCGCGCCGTCCCCGCTCCGGAGGCCGGCCGTTCCCGGCCACCGCGCTCGGACCTGGTCGGGTCCCTGCACCGGGCCCTGCTGTTCCTGGCCACCGGGTTGCTGACCGGCAGTGGATTGCTGCTCGCCGTGATGATCGACGAGGCCGTCCAGCCCGCCTGGTGGTTGACGGTCTACTTCGCGACCTGCGTGCTGTGGACGGTCACCGGGATCTTCGCCTGGTGGCGCCGACCGAGCAACGGCATGGGCGCGCTGCTCGTGTGGGGCGGCCTCGGGCTCGTCCTGGCCGGGGCCGGCACCAGCACCGTGCCGGGTATCGCCACCATCGGAGCCGTCTTCGCGACCGCACCCCTGGCCGTCCTGGTCCACCTCGTGCACGCGTTCCCGTCCGGTCGGGTGCGCGGGCGCTTCTCCATCCTCACCGTCGCCGGTGGATACGTGGTCACCTACCTGCTCCAGGTGCCGCTCTACGCCTTCGACCCGCAGTTCGCCGCACTCCCGCTCTTCGTCGCCGACCGGCCCGACCTGCTCCGCACGCTGAGCGGCGTGCAGTCCCTGGCCGGGACCCTGGTGATGATCGGCACGACGATCGTGCTCGCCGGCCGGCTCCGCCGGGCCCGACCGTTCCAGCGCCGGGTCCTGATCCCGCTGTTCGGCTACGGCATCCTGGCCGTGCTGTGGGTGCCGCTGTCGGCCAACGTCCTCGGGCCCTGGCTGGACCTGCCCTTCGCGGTGGTGGTGAGCAGCCAGCTGATCGTGCTGGCCGGGGTGCCGATCGCGTTCGCCCTGGCCGTGTTCCGCGGCGGGTTCGCCCGCACCGGCGAGCTCCAGGAACTCTCCGGGTGGATCGGCGCCCGGGAGGAGAGCCGGTCCGGCCTGGACCGGGCGCTGGCCTCGGTGCTGGGCGACCCCACCCTGGAGCTCGCCTTCTGGGTCCCCGAGGAACGGCTGTACGTCGACGCCGACGGCCGCCCCGTCACGCTCCCGGTGGCGACGGCGTCCCGCAGGTGGGTCGAGATCGAGCTGTCCGGCGAAGCGGTCGGGGCCATCGTCTACGACGGCGACCTCCTCGACGACCCGGACCGGGTCCGCGCCGCCGGCCGGGTGGTCGCGCTGGGTGTCGACCGGGAACGATTGACCGCGGCGCTGCGCGTCACCGAGCAGTCGCTGCGCCGTTCCCGCGAGCGCATCGTGGAGACCGCCGACCGGGAACGCCGCCGCATCGCCCAGGACCTGCACGACGGTCTGCAGGTCAAGCTGGTGCTGCTGGCCCTGGAGGCCCAGCAGCTCGCGAACACGATGGATCCGGGGGCGCCCGTCCGGGACGAGGTGACCGACCTGCGGCTGGGCATCGACGCGGCCGCGGCCGAACTGCGCGCCCTGGTGCACGCCGTCATGCCGTCCGCCCTGGTCGAACGGGGTCTGGCCATGGCGACCGAGGACCTGCTCGACCGGCTGCCCATGCGCTCGACCCTGCACGTCGACGGCGTCCGCCGGCTGCCGCTGCCCGTGCAGAGCACCGCGTACTTCGTCGTCGCCGAGGCGGTCGCCAACGTGGTGAAACACGCCGGAGCCCGGACGGTGTCCGTACGGGTGCAGGAGGAGAACGGCACCCTGACCATCGACGTGCAGGACGACGGCGTGGGGGGTGCGTCGATGGACCGCGGGACCGGCATCCGCGGCCTGCTGGACCGGGTGGACGTCCTCGGCGGGAGGTTGGAACTGACCAGCCCGCTCCGCGCCGGGACCCGACTGTCCGTCACCCTCCCCGTGTCTCAGGCAGGTCCCGACCCGGAACCCCGACCCGAGGCGCCAGGTCGACCTGATCGGGTGACCGTGGGTCCGACCGCTGGCGACCCAGGTCCATAG
- a CDS encoding response regulator transcription factor: MKVVIGEDEALLRRGLMLVLENAGIVVAAAAQDAVDLVALVDEHRPDLVITDVRMPPTHTDEGMVAALQITRRFPDMAVVVLSQYVQRRYAVELLSEKRRGVGYLLKQRIADVDTFCADLHRIHAGGAVIDPEVVAIMVARARQDDGPIARLTPRQRQVLTLVAEGRSNSSIAAELVVTEKAVVQHTSRIYDALGLAADDDGHRRVLAVLKYLARE; encoded by the coding sequence ATGAAGGTCGTCATCGGAGAGGACGAGGCCCTGCTGCGACGCGGCCTCATGCTCGTCCTGGAGAACGCCGGGATCGTGGTGGCGGCCGCCGCGCAGGACGCCGTCGATCTGGTCGCGCTGGTCGACGAGCACCGCCCGGACCTGGTCATCACCGACGTGCGGATGCCGCCCACGCACACCGACGAGGGCATGGTCGCCGCCCTGCAGATCACCCGGCGGTTCCCCGACATGGCCGTGGTCGTGCTGTCCCAGTACGTCCAGCGGCGCTACGCCGTCGAGTTGTTGTCCGAGAAGCGTCGGGGCGTCGGCTATCTGCTCAAGCAGCGCATCGCCGATGTCGACACCTTCTGCGCCGACCTGCACCGGATCCACGCCGGCGGGGCGGTGATCGACCCCGAGGTGGTGGCCATCATGGTCGCCCGGGCCCGGCAGGACGACGGCCCCATCGCCCGCCTCACCCCCCGGCAACGTCAGGTCCTCACCCTGGTCGCCGAGGGCCGGAGCAACAGCTCCATCGCGGCCGAGCTGGTCGTCACCGAGAAGGCGGTCGTGCAGCACACCTCCCGCATCTACGACGCCCTGGGCCTGGCCGCCGACGACGACGGCCACCGCCGGGTGCTGGCGGTGCTGAAGTACCTGGCCCGCGAATGA
- a CDS encoding SGNH/GDSL hydrolase family protein — MTAPRTLPEDERMQLIRYTRPERWPLLDRFAVSGHLAGRILAEVVGEGTREVDRRIDALDGRADTAAARLIADAGYRERLAALPFRADDRVIGLGDSLTADRLGWFGLLTRTLRLADRPVPTVHNLGLSGNTTADAIERFDLVEALAPTHVLIMLGTNDARRHGHGVGHRMVSAGETGRNLSVLRDLITGLGARAVFITPPPGDQTRIDAFFADAALRWSAADLDGVADAVRAVTPEHIDLHRVLHRLPGAAYLDADGVHLSEHGQQLAVVAVVNGLVGAAQVARQG; from the coding sequence ATGACCGCCCCGCGCACCCTGCCCGAGGACGAACGGATGCAGCTGATCCGCTACACCCGACCCGAGAGATGGCCGCTGCTCGACCGTTTCGCCGTCTCCGGGCACCTGGCCGGACGCATCCTGGCCGAGGTGGTCGGGGAGGGCACCCGGGAGGTCGACCGGCGGATCGACGCCCTGGACGGCCGTGCCGACACCGCGGCGGCGCGCCTGATCGCGGACGCCGGCTACCGGGAAAGGCTGGCGGCCCTGCCGTTCCGCGCCGACGACCGGGTGATCGGGCTGGGCGACTCGCTCACCGCCGACCGCCTCGGCTGGTTCGGTCTGCTCACCCGCACCCTGCGGCTCGCCGACCGACCGGTGCCGACGGTCCACAACCTGGGGCTCAGCGGCAACACCACGGCGGACGCCATCGAACGCTTCGACCTGGTGGAGGCACTGGCCCCCACGCACGTCCTGATCATGCTGGGGACGAACGACGCCCGGCGGCACGGGCACGGTGTCGGCCACCGCATGGTGTCCGCCGGGGAGACCGGGCGGAACCTGTCCGTGCTGCGGGACCTGATCACCGGCCTCGGCGCCCGGGCCGTGTTCATCACCCCGCCGCCGGGCGATCAGACCCGGATCGACGCGTTCTTCGCCGACGCCGCGCTGCGCTGGAGCGCCGCCGACCTGGACGGGGTCGCGGACGCCGTCCGCGCGGTGACCCCGGAGCACATCGACCTGCACCGCGTCCTGCACCGCCTCCCGGGGGCCGCCTACCTGGACGCCGACGGCGTGCACCTGAGCGAGCACGGACAGCAGCTCGCCGTCGTCGCCGTCGTCAACGGGCTCGTCGGCGCCGCGCAGGTGGCCCGGCAGGGCTGA
- a CDS encoding carbohydrate ABC transporter permease: MIVTSREAWTGRVLLVLLMAFTIVPFISLFVTALHPSGTYPSGIQWPQDPQWGNFGRAFTSANMGELLWSSGLIVLGVVPAALVLGTMAGFAFGHLRVPGHRIGFFAFVLGLTLPFEGIITPLYYQVRDMGLLNTRWAIILPLLGLFMPFSVIWMRAHFAGMPNDLSEAARIDGASTWQLFWRVHVPLARPAISALGILLFLWTWNQFLLAIVLVDDPAKRTMAGALGAFQGQYGTDIPLLCAGSLLILAPTVIVFVIFQRQFTAALLQGALKG; this comes from the coding sequence ATGATCGTCACCTCCCGCGAGGCGTGGACCGGACGCGTGCTGCTCGTCCTGCTCATGGCCTTCACCATCGTCCCGTTCATCAGTCTGTTCGTCACCGCGCTGCACCCGTCGGGCACCTACCCGTCGGGGATCCAGTGGCCGCAGGATCCGCAGTGGGGCAACTTCGGCCGGGCGTTCACCTCGGCGAACATGGGTGAGCTGCTGTGGTCCAGCGGACTCATCGTGCTCGGGGTGGTGCCCGCCGCACTGGTGCTGGGCACGATGGCCGGGTTCGCGTTCGGCCACCTGCGGGTGCCCGGGCACCGCATCGGTTTCTTCGCGTTCGTCCTCGGCCTCACCCTGCCGTTCGAGGGCATCATCACCCCGCTCTACTACCAGGTCCGCGACATGGGGCTGCTGAACACCCGGTGGGCGATCATCCTGCCGCTGCTCGGCCTGTTCATGCCGTTCTCGGTGATCTGGATGCGCGCGCACTTCGCCGGTATGCCGAACGACCTGTCCGAGGCGGCCCGGATCGACGGGGCCAGCACCTGGCAGTTGTTCTGGCGCGTGCACGTCCCGCTGGCCCGGCCGGCCATCTCGGCCCTGGGCATCCTGCTGTTCCTGTGGACGTGGAACCAGTTCCTGCTGGCCATCGTGCTGGTGGACGACCCGGCGAAGCGGACCATGGCCGGCGCGCTGGGCGCGTTCCAGGGGCAGTACGGCACCGACATCCCGCTGCTGTGCGCGGGTTCGCTGCTGATCCTGGCGCCCACCGTGATCGTCTTCGTCATCTTCCAGCGGCAGTTCACCGCCGCGCTCCTGCAGGGAGCCCTCAAGGGATGA
- a CDS encoding carbohydrate ABC transporter permease, with protein sequence MASPLTSVRSDTAPPPPVPTSRRRARRARRPGAWLGWLFAAPAVVVYAVFVLRPLLLTVQYSFYQWNGIGASTWVGLDNYRRVVTDPELYGSILNAFELIVFFSFIPVILGLLVAATIRRIAESRLAVVARTVLFLPQVIPLVSAGIIWTWLLSSRGLVNQLLDLIGLGGTTRAWLGDFDTALPAVGVIGAWVLLGLCTLLLLAGMSKIDPGQYEAARIDGAGAIREFFSITLPSLRAEISVCITLTVIAALASFDIIYISTQGGPGGSTMVPGLQIFYLAFSDRRIGAASALAVALVVLVLVVVIPIQRLAKDNTA encoded by the coding sequence ATGGCGAGCCCGCTGACGTCGGTGCGGTCGGACACCGCGCCCCCGCCACCCGTGCCCACCTCCCGGCGCCGCGCCCGACGCGCGCGGCGCCCGGGGGCGTGGCTGGGCTGGCTGTTCGCCGCACCGGCGGTGGTGGTCTACGCCGTGTTCGTGCTGCGCCCGCTGCTGCTCACGGTGCAGTACTCCTTCTACCAGTGGAACGGCATCGGCGCCTCGACGTGGGTCGGCCTGGACAACTACCGGCGGGTGGTCACCGATCCGGAGCTGTACGGCTCGATCCTGAACGCGTTCGAGCTGATCGTGTTCTTCAGCTTCATCCCGGTCATCCTGGGACTGCTGGTGGCGGCCACCATCCGGCGCATCGCGGAGAGCCGGCTGGCCGTCGTCGCCCGGACGGTGCTGTTCCTGCCGCAGGTCATCCCGCTGGTCTCCGCGGGCATCATCTGGACGTGGCTGCTGTCCAGCCGCGGGCTGGTCAACCAGCTGCTCGACCTGATCGGACTGGGCGGGACGACCCGGGCCTGGCTCGGTGACTTCGACACCGCCCTGCCCGCCGTGGGTGTCATCGGGGCGTGGGTGCTGCTCGGGCTGTGCACGCTGCTGCTGCTCGCCGGCATGAGCAAGATCGACCCGGGTCAGTACGAGGCGGCCCGCATCGACGGCGCCGGCGCGATCCGCGAGTTCTTCTCCATCACGCTGCCGAGCCTGCGGGCCGAGATCAGCGTCTGCATCACGCTGACCGTCATCGCCGCGCTGGCCAGCTTCGACATCATCTACATCTCCACCCAGGGCGGGCCGGGCGGTTCGACCATGGTTCCCGGCCTGCAGATCTTCTACCTGGCGTTCTCCGACCGTCGGATCGGCGCGGCTTCCGCCCTGGCGGTCGCCCTCGTCGTGCTGGTGCTCGTGGTCGTCATCCCCATCCAGCGCCTGGCCAAGGACAACACCGCATGA
- a CDS encoding ABC transporter substrate-binding protein → MTHALRRRRAGTPGLIATALTLGSLLAVVGCSAPGGSTAASTSAAAGAATSAGSTATAASGPVDCGTDPVTMKAYFETGFPLPKDLTDEFTKQYPNVTWDIREDQFAVITQNAARTLADSPPDLIRLPQLSSLAADGLLKDLDGYAASFGWDAWPESQLSQLRVAEDGTRGSGPLLAMGLNFSMTGVFYNKELAAKAGITAAPTTLAELDADLQKAKDAGIVPIAQFNGGATGGLAFPLQDLMAVYGSPTDINDWIFGKSGATIDTPANQQAAQHLKKWIDAGFFADDINAMDYATMMSRFTGGESLFMFNGDWESGNLDKQMPGNVGFFLTPPVESGGAQAAMSAPLTYGIAAGAEHADCAAFFLNWVATNQTARDIGVTVGGSHPMGPADAYMPTVEAGSVTAQTLEAGAKVGQDNGAMDFIANANGSIYAKSWTPQLQSLVAGQQTPEGLLTSVQADYVADQGN, encoded by the coding sequence ATGACCCACGCACTGCGCCGGCGCCGCGCCGGTACCCCCGGCCTGATCGCCACCGCCCTCACCCTGGGCAGCCTGCTGGCCGTCGTCGGCTGCTCGGCCCCGGGCGGCTCGACCGCGGCGTCCACCAGCGCGGCCGCCGGAGCCGCGACGTCCGCCGGCTCCACCGCCACCGCCGCGAGCGGGCCCGTCGACTGCGGCACCGACCCGGTGACCATGAAGGCCTACTTCGAGACCGGCTTCCCGCTCCCGAAGGACCTCACCGACGAGTTCACGAAGCAGTACCCGAACGTCACCTGGGACATCCGCGAGGACCAGTTCGCGGTCATCACCCAGAACGCCGCCCGCACCCTGGCCGACAGCCCGCCGGACCTCATCCGCCTGCCGCAGCTGTCCTCGCTCGCCGCAGACGGCCTGCTCAAGGACCTCGACGGGTACGCCGCGTCGTTCGGCTGGGACGCATGGCCCGAGTCGCAGCTCTCCCAGCTGCGCGTGGCCGAGGACGGGACCCGGGGCAGTGGACCGCTTCTCGCGATGGGCCTCAACTTCTCCATGACCGGCGTGTTCTACAACAAGGAACTCGCGGCCAAGGCCGGCATCACGGCGGCCCCGACCACCCTGGCCGAGCTGGACGCCGACCTGCAGAAGGCGAAGGACGCCGGCATCGTCCCCATCGCCCAGTTCAACGGCGGCGCCACCGGCGGCCTGGCCTTCCCGCTGCAGGACCTGATGGCGGTCTACGGCTCCCCGACGGACATCAACGACTGGATCTTCGGCAAGTCCGGCGCCACCATCGACACCCCGGCCAACCAGCAGGCCGCCCAGCACCTGAAGAAGTGGATCGACGCCGGCTTCTTCGCCGACGACATCAACGCGATGGACTACGCGACCATGATGAGCCGCTTCACCGGCGGCGAGAGCCTGTTCATGTTCAACGGCGACTGGGAGTCCGGGAACCTGGACAAGCAGATGCCCGGCAACGTCGGCTTCTTCCTCACCCCGCCGGTCGAGTCCGGGGGCGCGCAGGCCGCGATGTCCGCGCCGCTCACCTACGGCATCGCCGCGGGCGCCGAGCACGCCGACTGCGCCGCGTTCTTCCTGAACTGGGTGGCCACGAACCAGACCGCCCGCGACATCGGCGTCACCGTCGGTGGTTCGCACCCGATGGGCCCGGCCGATGCCTACATGCCGACGGTCGAGGCCGGTTCGGTGACCGCGCAGACCCTGGAGGCCGGCGCGAAGGTCGGCCAGGACAACGGCGCGATGGACTTCATCGCCAACGCCAACGGCTCCATCTACGCCAAGAGCTGGACCCCGCAGCTGCAGTCGCTGGTCGCCGGCCAGCAGACCCCGGAGGGGCTGCTCACCTCGGTGCAGGCCGACTACGTGGCCGACCAGGGGAACTGA
- a CDS encoding alpha/beta hydrolase: protein MDLDAPVRAFLDFKPDAGTPDVPVAQRRRAILAASDEIFRRFGEPAPAGADLTRHVVDTPTGPVRVHVYRPRTATGPLPLHLFVHGGGFWLGSVDELVVDATCRERAAAADCVVVAVDYRLAPEHPFPTPFDDCLAALLWVHAHAADLGGDPDVLTIGGVSAGATLAAAVALAARDRGGPAIALQVLEVPALDLTLDSMRASGVGDEYGITVADMRAGMELYLPDPDGATDPRASPLHAADVAGLPPTRVMTAECDPLRHEGELFAARLRAAGVTVEHHRYPGAVHGSLALTGTWEPARTWRADVLTALHRAHHPAPVAGA from the coding sequence GTGGATCTCGACGCACCCGTCCGGGCCTTCCTGGACTTCAAGCCGGACGCCGGCACACCGGACGTTCCCGTGGCGCAGCGGCGGCGGGCCATCCTGGCCGCCTCCGACGAGATCTTCCGGCGCTTCGGCGAGCCCGCCCCGGCCGGCGCCGACCTGACCCGCCACGTGGTGGACACCCCGACCGGGCCGGTCCGCGTGCACGTCTACCGGCCCCGGACCGCGACGGGCCCCCTGCCCCTGCACCTGTTCGTGCACGGCGGCGGCTTCTGGCTCGGATCGGTCGACGAGCTCGTGGTCGACGCCACCTGCCGCGAGCGCGCCGCCGCGGCGGACTGTGTCGTGGTCGCCGTCGACTACCGCCTGGCCCCCGAACACCCGTTCCCCACCCCGTTCGACGACTGCCTCGCCGCCCTGCTCTGGGTTCATGCGCACGCCGCCGACCTCGGCGGCGATCCGGACGTGCTGACCATCGGCGGGGTGTCCGCCGGTGCGACGCTGGCCGCCGCCGTGGCGCTGGCCGCCCGGGACCGCGGCGGTCCCGCCATCGCCCTGCAGGTGCTGGAGGTCCCCGCCCTGGACCTGACCCTGGATTCCATGCGGGCGTCCGGAGTGGGCGACGAGTACGGCATCACCGTCGCGGACATGCGGGCCGGCATGGAGCTCTACCTCCCGGACCCGGACGGGGCGACGGACCCGCGGGCCTCACCGCTGCACGCCGCGGACGTCGCCGGCCTCCCCCCGACCCGGGTGATGACCGCGGAATGCGACCCCCTGCGCCACGAGGGCGAGCTGTTCGCCGCCCGCCTGCGTGCGGCGGGCGTGACCGTCGAACACCACCGCTACCCCGGGGCCGTGCACGGCTCCCTGGCCCTCACCGGCACCTGGGAGCCCGCCCGCACCTGGCGCGCCGACGTCCTGACGGCGCTGCACCGGGCCCACCACCCCGCGCCGGTCGCCGGCGCCTGA
- a CDS encoding LacI family DNA-binding transcriptional regulator: protein MQPDRITIYEVAERAGVSISTVSNAVNRPERVSAATRQRVLAAADELGFVPKVQAMDLARKGTGRIGVMAPFTSYPSFLRRLAGVLGAAHAAGTEIVAFDHESAASTSSPTLASMPIHGRLDGLIVMGLGIEQDIAERFHRRGLPTVAVDAASDLFSRVVVDDVEGGRCAARHLVARGHTRCGYLLEHQVADYRSQAIERLTGFTEVMAPFGPAAVVTATSDNSVDGARAAAAQLLDRPDRPTAVMAHHDLLAVGVLLAARDRGLRVPQDLAVMGFDDGESAAAADLTTVRQPFEESGRAALRLLLESGGTAVRTTTVLDLELVPRSTT, encoded by the coding sequence GTGCAGCCCGATCGCATCACCATCTACGAAGTGGCCGAGCGGGCGGGCGTCAGCATCTCCACCGTCTCCAACGCGGTGAACCGACCCGAGCGGGTCAGCGCCGCCACCCGGCAGCGGGTGCTCGCCGCGGCCGACGAACTGGGTTTCGTCCCCAAGGTGCAGGCCATGGATCTGGCCCGCAAGGGCACCGGGCGGATCGGCGTGATGGCCCCGTTCACCTCCTACCCCTCGTTCCTGCGGCGGCTGGCCGGGGTGCTCGGCGCGGCCCATGCCGCGGGGACCGAGATCGTCGCGTTCGATCACGAGTCGGCCGCCTCCACGTCCTCCCCGACGCTGGCCAGCATGCCGATCCACGGTCGGCTCGACGGGCTGATCGTGATGGGCCTGGGCATCGAGCAGGACATCGCCGAGCGCTTCCACCGCCGGGGCCTCCCGACGGTCGCCGTGGACGCAGCGAGTGACCTGTTCAGCCGGGTCGTGGTCGACGACGTCGAGGGGGGCCGGTGCGCGGCACGGCATCTCGTGGCCCGCGGACACACCCGGTGCGGCTATCTCCTGGAGCACCAGGTCGCCGACTACCGGTCGCAGGCGATCGAACGGCTGACCGGGTTCACCGAGGTGATGGCCCCCTTCGGCCCCGCCGCGGTCGTCACCGCGACGAGCGACAACTCGGTGGACGGCGCCCGGGCGGCCGCCGCGCAGTTGCTGGACCGGCCCGACCGACCGACGGCCGTCATGGCCCATCACGACCTGCTCGCGGTCGGGGTCCTGCTGGCCGCCCGGGACCGCGGCCTGCGGGTGCCGCAGGACCTCGCCGTGATGGGGTTCGACGACGGCGAGTCCGCGGCCGCGGCCGATCTGACGACCGTGCGGCAGCCGTTCGAGGAGTCGGGCCGGGCCGCGCTGCGGCTGCTGCTCGAGAGCGGCGGCACCGCCGTCCGGACCACGACCGTGCTCGACCTGGAGCTCGTCCCGCGCTCCACCACCTGA
- a CDS encoding MFS transporter: MPPPPLDPSDPLERRGGPPVLPSLPSSAPAQEPRMPREVVVLVGAAFLVAVGYGLIAPVLPAYASGFGVSTTAVSVIVSAFALARLLFSPFAGRLLRRLAERPLYLAGLLIVAASSVAIAYSPGYSGLLIARSAGGIGSALFTISGLALLVRVTPAALRGRASAMYATGFLLGGISGPLVGGLLATWSIRAPFLGYGALLVVAAAVVQFSLRRIPNPVRDSTVVPVDLRETLRLNAFQAVLSSNFAVGWSVFGIRMALVPLFVVQVLDAGEAMAGWALTVFAIGNAAVLTVVGRWVDRVGRRRPMIIGLVVSAASLGLLGISTQVWQLLALCLLGGLGSGLITPAQQAVVADVMGGRPGGSVLAVYQMTGDVGAVVGPIVAGLLVDANGFGVALGVGAAVVLATVPLWFRAPETLPPRPPAQPAARP, encoded by the coding sequence GTGCCACCGCCCCCGCTCGACCCGTCCGACCCCCTGGAGCGGCGGGGCGGCCCGCCGGTCCTGCCCTCGCTCCCCTCGTCCGCCCCGGCCCAGGAGCCCCGGATGCCGCGCGAGGTCGTCGTACTCGTCGGGGCGGCGTTCCTGGTCGCCGTCGGGTACGGCCTGATCGCGCCGGTCCTGCCCGCCTACGCGTCCGGCTTCGGCGTGTCCACCACCGCGGTCAGCGTGATCGTGTCGGCGTTCGCCCTTGCCCGCCTGCTGTTCTCGCCGTTCGCCGGTCGCCTGTTGCGTCGCCTGGCCGAGCGACCCCTCTATCTCGCCGGGCTGCTGATCGTCGCCGCGTCCAGCGTCGCGATCGCCTACTCGCCGGGCTATTCCGGTCTGCTCATCGCCCGCAGCGCCGGCGGGATCGGGTCGGCCCTGTTCACCATCTCCGGGCTGGCCCTCCTGGTCCGGGTCACCCCGGCCGCACTCCGCGGCCGGGCGTCGGCGATGTACGCGACGGGTTTCCTCCTCGGCGGCATCTCGGGTCCGCTCGTCGGCGGACTGCTGGCCACCTGGTCGATCCGGGCCCCGTTCCTCGGCTACGGGGCGCTGCTGGTGGTGGCCGCCGCGGTGGTGCAGTTCTCGCTCCGCCGCATCCCGAACCCGGTGCGGGACAGCACCGTCGTCCCCGTCGATCTGCGGGAGACGCTGCGGCTGAACGCTTTCCAGGCCGTGCTGTCGTCGAACTTCGCCGTGGGCTGGTCGGTGTTCGGGATCCGGATGGCGCTCGTCCCGCTGTTCGTCGTCCAGGTGCTCGACGCGGGGGAGGCGATGGCCGGGTGGGCGCTGACCGTCTTCGCGATCGGGAACGCCGCCGTGCTCACCGTCGTCGGGCGGTGGGTGGACCGGGTGGGTCGCCGGAGACCCATGATCATCGGGTTGGTCGTGTCCGCCGCGTCCCTGGGCCTGCTGGGCATCAGCACCCAGGTGTGGCAGCTGCTGGCCCTGTGTCTGCTGGGGGGCCTGGGCTCCGGTCTGATCACCCCGGCCCAGCAGGCCGTCGTCGCCGACGTGATGGGGGGCCGCCCGGGCGGGTCGGTCCTCGCGGTCTACCAGATGACCGGCGACGTCGGGGCGGTCGTCGGGCCGATCGTGGCCGGCCTGCTCGTCGACGCCAACGGCTTCGGGGTCGCCCTCGGGGTCGGGGCCGCGGTCGTCCTGGCCACCGTCCCGCTGTGGTTCCGCGCCCCCGAGACCCTGCCGCCCCGTCCGCCCGCGCAGCCGGCGGCGCGTCCCTGA
- a CDS encoding DinB family protein, producing MDSPTAPPAPQPDDKDWTWVLDVPCPDCGYDAAAVPAAEIGERIRAHVPTWTAALAAPDAAARPSPQVWSVLEYSCHVRDVHLIFGRRLAAMLTQDDPLFDNWDQDATAVAERYWTQDPITVSAALAAAAWDTADRFAAVGDGEWIRTGRRSNGSVFTVRTVGLYYLHDLVHHAHDIAS from the coding sequence ATGGACAGCCCGACCGCACCGCCCGCCCCCCAGCCCGACGACAAGGACTGGACCTGGGTGCTGGACGTGCCGTGCCCGGACTGCGGGTACGACGCCGCGGCCGTCCCCGCGGCCGAGATCGGCGAGCGGATCCGCGCGCACGTCCCGACCTGGACAGCTGCGCTTGCCGCGCCGGACGCCGCGGCCCGGCCGTCGCCGCAGGTCTGGTCGGTGCTCGAGTACAGCTGCCACGTCCGGGACGTGCACCTGATCTTCGGTCGCCGGCTGGCGGCCATGCTCACGCAGGACGACCCGCTGTTCGACAACTGGGACCAGGACGCCACCGCCGTGGCCGAGCGCTACTGGACGCAGGACCCGATCACGGTCTCCGCCGCGCTGGCCGCCGCGGCTTGGGACACCGCCGACCGCTTCGCGGCGGTGGGGGACGGCGAGTGGATCCGCACCGGGCGGCGCAGCAACGGCTCCGTCTTCACCGTGCGGACAGTGGGCCTGTACTACCTGCACGACCTGGTGCACCACGCCCACGACATCGCGTCCTGA
- a CDS encoding DUF1905 domain-containing protein gives MEVEFTGEIVEWRGPAPFHFLVLPPDAVQDIAEVARAVTYGWGMIPVRAVLGSVTFTTSLWPRAGGYVLPVKDAVRRPQGLELGDVVTVRMTVREGRVRP, from the coding sequence GTGGAGGTCGAGTTCACCGGCGAGATCGTCGAGTGGCGCGGGCCCGCGCCGTTCCACTTCCTCGTCCTGCCGCCCGACGCGGTCCAGGACATCGCCGAGGTGGCCCGGGCGGTGACCTACGGCTGGGGCATGATCCCGGTCCGCGCCGTCCTCGGCAGCGTCACCTTCACCACCTCCCTGTGGCCGCGGGCGGGCGGCTACGTCCTGCCCGTGAAGGACGCGGTGCGGCGGCCGCAGGGCCTGGAGCTGGGCGACGTGGTCACCGTCCGGATGACGGTCCGGGAGGGTCGGGTCCGACCGTGA